One window of Drosophila busckii strain San Diego stock center, stock number 13000-0081.31 chromosome 3L, ASM1175060v1, whole genome shotgun sequence genomic DNA carries:
- the LOC108600532 gene encoding uncharacterized protein LOC108600532: MEVLEEGNLMDRVPILLQRDLEFYQTHQRVLQEPICPGVVGGKLDFPRYASFASIKLIRWWEDEYFASYRKHSGLLHTEKELNEGDFSSVTVKTSDPDKFVNLVTKSADLLLEHIHHLSQESLDHADLTVLTATIGAAALVKNSLSIYMQVATTTICPPKGDEKGGALKLSFKQYAQMAEALAERLLDLHCRLLLLYIIQDADCLHWEDTQPFFESERGSYTVQMWWHYMRGTQADLWNSVPPKMAQKIFAGMINETLSVLTVRYTQIVTSVARAQLHLVDICNLLLCIAQLLPHVCESGEAYAGLQLSNQSVIVRDIHAKCRELFYCLLLRGAPLGVLSKVFRKGLDNMELFSSRHGLPSAWIIFALPRYFPKEQSCQWVTEYSDLSTATAISLDLRVLLAFPEAHWSFLLKILLMRDAYLTAIIMRHLLQHLPSSENFKNVAKHSFTSAEGGALKCEAFLCRGECFNVSESIAADIDPVGQANYQIVLSLTYLIVAVGKAVDIKCCLIKTLEEHAVSGWSDCLDKRQVWNQKRTPWLEAIMHFVYPVLDCVVEMLINAVENGASMYQAMSLALTCVSEIWDCMPEGLYKITALLQDIIPVSTRPLGDSVLLQVVFAALYTELIKTAERHEQAKLDEKAAVCYALSEAICSIDEDDKHTDQIDLFLKQAKESINLDTDFGSSCGRGAGGMSAVSTIKIDDLTNAESERLSHSPPANYAMELDVGTADYIAEVLASDVLTTNIGKQALKVIYNYLKFNKDWLLEQLGTADHEPSPFQGVLGQNIKETKTTVLKSMFFIGNTPFDQLLTGSLKIDYVSWLQMPLSLNPERTWLHLMRRCDFQENTKLALPEVAMVAGISKIMKRSANKSTRKAAH; this comes from the exons ATGGAGGTGCTGGAGGAGGGCAATTTAATGGACCGCGTGCCCATTTTGCTGCAACGCGACTTGGAGTTCTATCAG ACGCATCAGCGTGTACTGCAGGAACCCATCTGTCCGGGAGTGGTGGGCGGTAAGCTGGACTTTCCGCGTTATGCATCGTTTGCTTCCATTAAACTGATACGCTG GTGGGAGGATGAATACTTTGCTTCCTATCGCAAACACTCGGGACTGCTGCATACGGAGAAGGAGCTCAACGAAGGCGACTTT AGCAGCGTGACTGTAAAGACTTCAGATCCGGACAAGTTTGTTAATCTTGTTACCAAGTCGGCGGATTTACTTTTAGAGCACATACATCACCTTTCGCAAGAGTCTCTCGATCATGCTGATCTCACCGTGCTTACGGCCACCATTGGCGCCGCCGCCTTGGTGAAGAACTCGCTCAGCATTTATATGCAGGTGGCGACCACCACTATATGCCCTCCAAAGGGGGACGAAAAGGGCGGCGCGCTCAAGCTCAGCTTCAAGCAGTACGCACAGATGGCGGAGGCGCTGGCGGAGCGTTTGCTGGATCTGCActgccggctgctgctgctgtacatCATACAGGACGCCGATTGCCTGCACTGGGAGGACACGCAGCCGTTCTTCGAGTCGGAGCGTGGCTCCTATACGGTGCAGATGTGGTGGCACTACATGCGCGGCACCCAGGCTGATCTTTGGAACTCTGTGCCGCCAAAGATGGCGCAAAAGATATTCGCGGGCATGATCAATGAGACGCTGAGCGTGCTCACGGTGCGCTATACGCAAATCGTTACCAGCGTGGCGCGTGCTCAGCTGCATCTGGTGGACATTTGCAATCTGCTGCTCTGCATCGCCCAGTTGCTGCCCCACGTCTGCGAGAGCGGCGAGGCGTATGCGGGTCTCCAGCTGAGCAATCAGAGCGTCATTGTGCGGGACATACACGCCAAGTGCCGTGAGTTGTTCTATTGTTTACTCCTGCGTGGTGCGCCCCTTGGCGTGCTCTCCAAGGTCTTTCGCAAGGGTCTGGATAACATGGAGCTGTTTAGCTCGCGTCATGGTTTGCCGAGTGCCTGGATTATATTTGCACTGCCACGCTACTTTCCCAAGGAGCAGTCCTGCCAGTGGGTCACCGAGTACTCCGATCTAAGCACTGCGACTGCCATATCACTGGATCTGCGTGTACTTCTCGCCTTTCCCGAGGCGCATTGGTCGTTCCTCTTAAAGATTCTGCTGATGCGCGATGCTTACCTTACTGCCATTATTATGCGCCATCTACTGCAGCACTTGCCCTCCTCGGAGAACTTTAAGAACGTCGCCAAGCATTCGTTTACCAGCGCTGAAGGCGGCGCCTTAAAGTGTGAAGCGTTTCTCTGTCGTGGCGAGTGCTTTAATGTCAGCGAGTCCATAGCGGCGGATATAG ATCCCGTTGGCCAAGCCAACTATCAGATAGTTCTATCGCTTACCTATCTTATTGTGGCCGTGGGCAAGGCTGTGGATATCAAGTGTTGTCTCATTAAAACGCTGGAGGAGCACGCCGTAAGCGGTTGGAGCGACTGTCTGGACAAGCGTCAAGTGTGGAATCAAAAGCGCACGCCTTGGCTGGAGGCgattatgcattttgtttacccCGTGCTCGACTGCGTGGTGGAGATGCTCATCAATGCGGTGGAGAATGGCGCCAGCATGTATCAGGCCATGTCGCTGGCCTTAACCTGTGTCTCTGAAATATGGGATTGCATGCCTGAGGGATTGTACAAGATAACAGCACTGCTGCAGGATATAATACCCGTGTCCACGCGTCCGTTGGGCGATTCCGTGCTGCTCCAGGTGGTTTTCGCTGCGCTCTACACGGAGCTCATCAAGACAGCCGAGCGGCATGAGCAAG CCAAGCTGGACGAAAAGGCGGCTGTTTGTTATGCTCTGTCTGAAGCCATTTGCTCCATTGACGAGGACGACAAGCACACGGATCAGATTGATTTGTTTCTGAAGCAGGCCAAGGAGAGCATTAATCTGGACACGGATTTCGGCAGCAGCTGTGGACGTGGCGCTGGCGGCATGAGTGCCGTGAGCACCATTAAAATAGATGACTTGACCAATGCAGAGTCGGAGCGCTTGAGTCACAGTCCGCCGGCCAACTATGCCATGGAGTTGGATGTAGGCACCGCTGATTATATAGCCGAGGTGCTTGCCAGCGATGTGCTGACCACCAACATAGGCAAGCAGGCGCTTAAGGTAATTTACAATTACCTAAAGTTCAACAAGGATTGGCTGCTGGAGCAACTGGGCACGGCTGATCATGAGCCGAGTCCCTTTCAGGGCGTGTTGGGGCAGAACATTAAGGAGACCAAGACAACGGTACTCAAGTCTATGTTCTTCATTGGCAATACGCCTTTCGATCAGCTACTGACTGGCTCATTGAAGATTGACTACGTGAGTTGGCTGCAGATGCCATTGTCCTTGAATCCCGAACGCACCTGGCTGCACTTAATGCGTCGTTGCGACTTTCAGGAGAATACCAAGCTAGCGCTGCCTGAGGTGGCCATGGTGGCTGGCATCAGCAAGATAATGAAGCGTTCTGCTAACAAATCGACCCGCAAGGCGGCTCATTag
- the LOC108598325 gene encoding uncharacterized protein LOC108598325, producing the protein MSQAHQQHEQLQRQRRRCRQPVEPCECLRPVIRVFGLLTSFVICGVGVDVYMHGYQAGMYILFSALLVLFIEIKWLITIFLRLQCGDDNYQNTDFCLACWRFSSLLGGWRPAPIYIVLGVTLALYPHNLWLSYVAGMLLCLLALLRLSTLLKLLGGGAHFKDEGLLPQCEFEKVSSFVDSVEDDFAEVIVSQENDEPPMDDDVC; encoded by the exons ATGAGCCAAGCACATCAGCAACATGAGCAGTTGCAACGACAACGTAGACGCTGCCGCCAACCGGTCGAGCCTTGCGAGTGCTTACGTCCTGTGATAAGGGTTTTTGGTCTACTGACTTCATTCG ttaTCTGTGGAGTGGGCGTAGATGTCTACATGCATGGATATCAGGCGGGAATGTATATACT TTTTTCAGCTTTGCTGGTGCTGTTCATTGAGATAAAATGGCTGATAACCATATTCCTGCGGCTGCAATGCGGCGA CGATAATTACCAGAACACCGACTTCTGCCTGGCCTGCTGGCGTTTCTCATCGCTGCTTGGCGGCTGGCGACCAGCGCCCATATATATTGTCTTGGGTGTAACTCTGGCCTTGTATCCACACAATCTTTGGCTGAGCTATGTGGCGGGCATGTTGCTGTGCCTGTTGGCGCTGCTGAGGCTCAGCACGTTGCTGAAACTTCTGGGCGGTGGTGCGCATTTTAAGGACGAAGGCTTGCTGCCACAGTGCGAATTTGAAAA AGTTTCCAGCTTTGTGGATAGCGTGGAGGATGATTTCGCGGAGGTCATTGTCTCGCAGGAAAATGACGAGCCGCCCATGGATGACGATGTTTGCTAA
- the LOC108600407 gene encoding glycogen-binding subunit 76A gives MSEQGDIPLTQNSTPDTRPPCSIISIIPTIGMSSCRGRAEAFARSLSSKLRTLGSQANEEGVNAEDEPIINGSNTNTWMNAHEAEQTVTDLQPLRHESDSFFDFDCELESPGSPVDECEYLRLIETASNTPHNSTAESGYACASVASSHSSTDGPYFDAAAGSSSNIQVAVAEQLLVTTQPLTATTHSQDTTDYTHVNGTRELLTNGEKEQQDELEAAEQQQQPQQLQEDESQLQAQILSELQQHSDSLKIADKAEQEQTTLLNGHMEQMEKQLLQLTEEEKEITTTTTAATATATEEAEAAVAAAAVPQTEVPECSQDEVDNKRVVESALALNVDLAQLEQAKQDAATAVAAAAASATAGKAQEKSSHGTDTTDDEDDCRPQRVRRCSSLKTGKTPPGTPGRKKIVRFADVLGLDLADVKTFLDEIPTIPKSAFEDLEILDTEPPMQLGPKSDKLLMPLFQQPGGLVTFLDAVREKQVSLENAAVSDSINQTISGSVRVRNLDFHKSVHVRYSLDGWRSFADLQANYVENSCDGFSDKFTFVLFGNSLHVGQRLEFAVRFQCKGQQFWDNNYGANYCFQCLPTSTHTASPASMVTGAVSNLHTSNLVGMLSPTAGDAWCSSFY, from the exons ATGAGCGAGCAGGGCGATATACCATTGACTCAAAATAGCACGCCGGACACCAGACCGCCCTGCAGCATTATCTCCATAATACCAACGATAGGGATGTCATCATGCCGTGGACGGGCCGAGGCGTTTGCGCGAAGCCTTTCCTCTAAGCTGCGCACCCTGGGATCACAG GCCAATGAGGAGGGCGTAAATGCAGAGGATGAGCCCATTATAAAtggcagcaacaccaacacctGGATGAATGCACATGAAGCCGAACAGACTGTCACCGATCTGCAGCCGCTGCGCCATGAGTCCGATTCGTTTTTCGACTTTGACTGCGAACTGGAGTCGCCGGGCAGTCCGGTGGATGAGTGCGAGTACCTGCGTCTGATAGAAACCGCTTCAAATACGCCGCACAACTCCACCGCCGAATCGGGCTATGCCTGCGCCTCCGTTGCCAGCAGTCACAGCAGCACAGATGGTCCCTACTTCGACGCTgccgccggcagcagcagcaacatccaaGTCGCTGTagccgagcagctgctggtcaCCACACAGCCACTCACGGCCACAACTCACAGCCAGGACACTACAGACTACACGCACGTGAATGGCACACGAGAGTTGCTGACAAATGGCGAAAAGGAACAGCAAGATGAACTGGAGGcggcggagcagcagcagcaaccacaacagttGCAGGAGGATGAGTCACAGCTGCAGGCGCAGATACTCagcgagctgcagcagcacagcgACAGCTTGAAGATTGCGGACAaggcagagcaagagcaaacTACATTGCTAAATGGGCATATGGAGCAGATggaaaagcagctgctgcaactaacagaagaagaaaaagaaatcacaacaacaacaacagctgcaacagcaactgcaacagaagaagcagaagctgcagtagcagctgcagctgtgccGCAGACAGAGGTGCCGGAATGCAGCCAGGATGAGGTGGACAACAAGCGTGTGGTGGAGTCTGCATTAGCTCTGAATGTGGATCTGGCACAGCTGGAGCAGGCGAAGCAAGATGCTGCAACGGCCGtagctgcagcggcggcgtcagCGACAGCAGGAAAAGCGCAAGAGAAGAGCAGTCATGGCACCGACACGACAGATGATGAGGATGACTGCCGGCCGCAGCGCGTGCGTCGTTGTTCCTCGCTGAAGACGGGCAAGACTCCACCCGGCACACCGGGACGCAAGAAGATCGTGCGCTTTGCCGATGTGCTCGGCTTGGACTTGGCGGATGTGAAAACTTTCTTGGACGAGATACCTACCATACCAAAGTCTGCGTTCGAGGATCTGGAAATACTTGATACGGAGCCGCCAATGCAGCTGGGCCCCAAGTCGGACAAGCTGCTGATGCCGCTGTTCCAGCAGCCGGGCGGCCTGGTCACATTCCTCGACGCTGTGCGCGAGAAGCAGGTGTCCCTGGAGAATGCCGCCGTCAGCGATAGCATCAACCAGACGATCTCCGGATCGGTGCGGGTGCGCAATTTGGACTTTCACAAATCGGTGCATGTGCGCTACTCGCTGGACGGCTGGCGCAGCTTTGCCGATCTGCAGGCCAACTATGTGGAGAACTCCTGCGATGGCTTCTCCGACAAGTTCACCTTTGTGCTCTTCGGCAATTCGCTGCACGTGGGCCAGCGTTTGGAGTTTGCCGTGCGCTTTCAGTGCAAGGGCCAACAATTTTGGGATAACAATTATGGCGCCAACTACTGCTTCCAGTGCTTGCCCACCTCGACGCACACGGCATCGCCAGCGTCCATGGTGACTGGCGCCGTCTCCAACTTGCATACGAGCAACCTGGTCGGCATGCTAAGCCCCACGGCGGGCGATGCCTGGTGCAGTTCGTTCTATTAA
- the LOC108600408 gene encoding peroxiredoxin-2: MTCLLRQPAPEISTIAVSSTQGFRTMTLVEFRGKYVVLLFYPADFSFVCPTELQAFSDRAQEFRSVGCEVIACSTDSHFSHCAFLNQPRNMGGLGEMDIPLLADKSLKISRDYGMLDEATGLAQRGMFIIDRVGLVRHISVNDMGVGRSVEEALRLVQAFQFTDEFGEVCPVNWRPGAKTMKTNQKSKEDYFKYAN; the protein is encoded by the coding sequence ATGACTTGTCTGCTGCGCCAGCCAGCTCCTGAGATTAGTACAATTGCTGTATCGAGCACTCAGGGCTTTCGTACGATGACTCTGGTTGAGTTTCGCGGCAAATATGTGGTGCTGCTCTTTTATCCGGCTGACTTCTCGTTCGTTTGTCCGACGGAGTTGCAAGCGTTCAGCGATCGTGCCCAGGAGTTTCGCAGCGTTGGCTGTGAGGTCATTGCCTGCTCCACGGATAGTCACTTCTCGCACTGCGCCTTTCTGAATCAGCCGCGCAACATGGGCGGCTTGGGTGAGATGGACATACCGCTGCTGGCTGACAAGTCATTAAAGATATCCAGGGACTATGGCATGCTGGACGAGGCAACGGGCTTGGCTCAACGTGGCATGTTCATTATTGATCGCGTCGGCCTCGTGCGTCATATATCGGTCAACGATATGGGCGTGGGACGCAGCGTCGAGGAAGCTCTGCGCCTGGTTCAGGCCTTTCAGTTCACCGATGAGTTCGGAGAGGTGTGTCCGGTTAATTGGAGACCTGGCGCCAAGACCATGAAAACCAATCAGAAGAGCAAGGAGGATTACTTTAAGTACGCCAATTAA